Proteins co-encoded in one Methanofollis sp. genomic window:
- a CDS encoding NADH-quinone oxidoreductase subunit C, with translation MPEDQPMTECTIDGLLPAVRAYHEKGYRLVQISCTKVDESFELSYCFDIDYHMVVLRLLVPAGTKVPSISGIYWGAFIYENETHDFFGVAFTDINIDFKGTLLRTAKQYPFSNISFREVEKCQKK, from the coding sequence CACGATCGACGGACTCCTGCCGGCGGTGCGGGCCTACCATGAGAAGGGCTATCGCCTCGTCCAGATCAGCTGCACAAAGGTGGACGAGAGCTTCGAACTCAGTTACTGCTTCGACATCGACTACCACATGGTGGTCCTCCGCCTCCTCGTGCCGGCGGGAACAAAGGTGCCGAGCATCTCAGGGATCTACTGGGGTGCGTTCATCTACGAGAACGAGACCCACGACTTCTTCGGCGTGGCGTTCACCGACATCAACATCGACTTCAAGGGGACGCTCCTGCGGACGGCAAAGCAGTACCCATTCAGCAATATCAGTTTCAGGGAGGTGGAAAAATGTCAAAAGAAATAG